The genomic region ATATCAAAGATTAACATCGATAGAGTTACTACATTACGAAGTGAGGCACATCATTTCATTGAGAGAAAAATCGATAACCATCGTCCTACACAAATTGTCTGATTCTGGGATCCTCTCTCAGCATTAGCAAAACCTTAATAGTAAAGCAAATTATTTTGTACAAAATCCTAACTAAAACATTTAACACTAAACGTTTAGTGCTATCGCATTGTGTGGGGGTAGAGAAAAGATGTGCTCATGTGGCTCCAGTGATGGATCATGTGACAGAAAATTACACTTAATGGTGCTATTTTTCCATCGACCGCATAAATGTCGGTGCAAATATTGAAAGTAAAGCCTTAAATGATCGGTGAAAGGGATTGCGACGAATAAATGTCCCGGTCACACATGTTAAAAGCTACCACGGGAGCCTCATCTGTGGCAGACATTTCTTGGGTCATGTGGTCATCAAATTCCAAGCACGTCGCGTGATAAGTGTTCACAATGAAGTTATGTTTGCTCTACTACGATAAGACGtaacatttaaacacttttgatcCTTTTGTAGTACTGTTTTCTCTTCAAAAAGCATGCAAAGTTTACATTATTAATGAAACTTTTTCAAGGAAGCATAAGGATCGCCAACATCCATGCTGAGCATGCtcgtatgcgtgtgtgtgaatgaGGGGTTTTTAAGCAGCTTTCCTTCTCTCGCAGGCTACATCGCAGTAGTCCTTGGCACCAAAATCAATAATAATCAAGCATCAAATctccagcagcagaagcaaaaGCGCACCttcgatataaaaaaaaaagaatagtgTTTTCCGCATCGCTCTCGCTCGCTTATGTCGTCCTGCCTTATATTTTTTGCCATTTTACTTGCCACACTTGCAATTCGGAATCTCTAGAAACTCTCTGCCTCTCTTCCTTCTGCTATCTTTTGCGACTCCCGGTAGAAGTGGTTGCTCCTTTTCCATACGCACTTGCTTCAAGTGCATTTTCCTTCCTACGCACGTTGACAAGCCATTGTAATCGTTGCAACCTTTCCGCCTTGCTAAGTGCTGTTTTCGGTCACAATGCAAGAAATTCATCATCATTAGCGATGCGAAACCTCCGTCTGCAAACGCAAAACACCGAGTTTTCCTACTGCGGGTGGAACAAGGTAGACAATGGTGGTTAGGATTTTATCACAATATGTTGAATCCATCCAGATTAGTTTCGGGCAGAAATTTTATCCTCCATTTCGAAGTGGGGTTTTCCAGTGATGCTGACGAAATATTAGGATGCTTGGTCGCTGCATTCGCATTATTCGCCAAAGAAACTTCTTCAGATCCGCGCCTTAACATGAGATTCGCgtaaattgagaaaaaaaccgaaaagcgAAAAGTGGTCACGAGGGCACTTGCGCGCtgatacacatacacacaggcgAAACGcaccaaccacacacacacacacatacacacactaaACCACGGGGACACGAAGAGGTGCTCacatgacgatgatggtgttCCGAACGGCAGAAAATGACGGCGAACAAGGAGATTACGCATTTTCAGCAAAAATACGCCATGGGGGCAATCATTTTACGGCGAATTCCGAGAAATTCCGTTACGATGGTGTGGAAAAACGGCTTCTTTTCGAACCCTTTTCGCagatgtgcgtgtgtgtcggGGAGGAAATCTTAGCAGGGCTGTATAGGGCCTGGCAGCACCGTGTGTTGGGGAGGACAACTTTTCTTACCGCTGAAAATGATAGCAGCCGCAGCGCCCATCACTCCGAAGAAGGGCGAGTACACGGGATTCTCTTCCGGCAGTGCCATTTTTGAtgtgtggtgtttttttggGGGGCGGTCAAGCTTTCTCCGAACGATAACTGTTCCAACGGCAGAAGAGGAGACGGTCTTGGACACACGACTGACTCGACACACTCACGGTACAAAACTGATGTGCGGATTGGTCAGCGTTCGAAAAATATGTATCGTCTAGCAGGCTGTCAGTCCCTCTCGCTCTAGACGTATCGTTTTCCCGTTCACTCGCACGGGGATTTTGAACCGGTTATACCGGTTAATATAACCGCAAGCTGAATTCAAACGCATGCTATTTTTTATAAGCGACTTTCTTTTCAAGAAACCGCACAGTGTGAATAAGGACGGcgcatttttgaaacaaacattcgCTACATACAAATTGAACACATGAAAATgagctttttcttctttacgaAAAACCTTTTAAATGAACAGATAATTAATAAATGGCAATAAGTGACACTTCagtgcatttttttaaagcaagaGCATACTTTTATGACCCATCGTTGTGAATAGTGAATTTCTAAACAATCATACCCGACCCAacttttttgcatattttcgATTCAGCATCATTTGCCTGGTCAGAGCATTGAGATGTATGAAATATGGTGTATTATATTCAATAACTGGCTCATATTCATACTCCACATAAACTCGCTCTATATCAgctattttttccttcacagATACAATGTAGTAATGTGATGTACAAACCACCTTTCATTAGCATGTTTCACGGAGATATCGGTGAAGATCGCTGCTCACATGTTGCGGAACTTTCGTCAGTTCAGAATATAATGCCCGGTGACCACCACCTCCCTTCCCATTTCTCAATCCACAATGGAGGCCGTCCAGCGTACCCCTTCTTTCCATCACTCCCACGTTTTGACCACTATCAAGAGATAGATTCGACCGGCGACCAAGTCATCCCCACCTCATGGTCGGAAAGATTACGTTTGGAGCCCGAAACGGAAGCTCCCACCGCTCGTAGCGTTCCAGCTGTCCATGTGACGGCCGGTAGATTCCCCCCAAAGTGTGATGCGATTACGTAGAACACTTTTGCTGTTGACTTTGGCGTCATATGACCCGTGCAGCGCTTTTGGTGCATGATTAGATACAgctatcgttttatttttttcttctgtttgtgAAGACAATTAAAGCCTTTATTGTTTTGGTTGTGATATTTTAAAGAACCTTTATCACATTGATTGCCAACAATCTACTACAGTTTCACTCATGAAAACGTTTTCAGAAAACTTGATAAGTTGATTTATTAATATAGACCCTTTTTTATGTGCTTCTTACCCTACTTTAAGATGGATTCCGTCTGTAAATGATAAATACACCCATTAGATAAGAAAGTTAATACAAACTAGCGCCACAATCACCATGTGATCCGTTGGAGGGCGTTCCCGGCCCAGCATGCCGTTTGAAAGATATATGGATTAGCATCTACAGTTGGCTACGTTACGTTACGGATCTGCAGATAGCAAAAAGATAACAGCAATATGTAACCACTGCATGTGATGCATTGTTCTGCGGGAAAAGTTTAtcggtaaaaagaaaaagtacatTCATTTGAATGCCTAAGAATTGCATAAAATATAACTCCAATTACAGTAAAGTCtacaatgaaacaaaatatcaGAAAGCAATAATCGAATCTCATCATAAACGCAAATTAATcgaaaaatgataaatgagtaaaatttgaaatggtatcaaataaaacaagaagCGGAAAATATTCCGCAAATCATTTGTGAGTGGAAAGTACGTTGGTCAaggcttttgaaaacaaaattatcattATCAAAACCCTCGACGTATACTCGAGGGAAGATATTCGAGGCAATGATGAGCTCTTATCAGCAGTCACACGCGTTGCCGTTCTACTTCCACACACATTAGCATTCACGAGGAGCGACAGAGTTcatataaaaaatgtttttatttttcattttcttcacgcTATGTGTAACTCCGGCCATCGACATCGTGAATCAATGCTCAGATCAATTGATCTCGATGTAAAATCCTTAATTGTTATTTATCGTTTCCAAAAATATGCTTTTATCAGATTACATTTAGATGAATTACTAATGCAAAAGTTGACCCAATTATGAAGATTTTTGTGAAACGACATAGCCTTGTCCAGAAGCGTAGAAAAAGAACTCACATGTGCATGCACATGAATGATGTTGAAGCTTGTGAAGTGAAATGACAAGGTTGCATACTTTTACGATCAATTTTAAAGACGACTTTGGATCCCAAAATATTGAATTCCGAGGGAAAATGTTAAACCAACACAAAATTCAGCTTTTCCTTATGAGCAACACTGTATACTGTAATTCTAATCTTATCTGCCTAAACTAAGCCAGAGTTTTACCCACAGAGTTGACTTATGTTTAAATTCCAACCATTATCGCATATCAATGTTTTGGCGTAACTGATCACGATTTTAGGCCCAAACAGAATGCTGCAAATTTTTTGCGAACCCATCTTTCTTACACCGATATATGTAAATGGATCTTTTTCTCAATAAATTCCACTGCATCTCCCACCGACGTCTGTTCAGCGTTAAACATTCCTAATTTATTTATCCGATATCGCCTAGCTTAGAAgtagaaaggaaaataagaaacaaaccaaacaacagTCCGGCATACCGCCCCATGCGTGCCTTTTTAGTGCTTGTCAAGTACCTTCTGGAGCAAATCGTTCATGCTGGTCAACAGCATCCGCGGGTCGTCGACTAAACCGGCCCCGACCATGGCGTTGGAGAAGAGTTGATTTGCCAGCAGTTCTGCTAGCTCCGGATCGCTGGTCGTCAGTTTGTGTAGCTTTTTGATAATTGGATGTCTGGAAAAGGTACATGAAATGTTTATATTAAATGTTGGTAATATTTAAACGTACCGGCGGCTGGTGGAAACTTACTTAGGATTGATTTCAAACTGAGGTTGTAGAAGTGCGTAGCGATTCTCTTCGCTCATGTTATGGCTTTGCGTTTTGATGAAGTGCCGTGCGGCGGCCATCTCCTCGACCGTTACTACGCACGGGTGCGAATCGAGCTTGCCGGTTGTCTTGACGTTCGACACCTTGCCGGCGAGCCTCTGCTTAATCCAGGGCAGCAATTCGTCGATCTGAGTCTTCAGCAGCGAACCCTCGAGCAGTCCATCCTGGTCGGCGGTGGAGGTCGCATCCGAACGAcgcatttccttctcgaccgagaTGAGATTCTTCCCGAGGAACATGCCGAGCTGCATCAGAACCAGCTCATCGTACGCCTCGTAGCAGAAAAGCACCTCGATGCCGCGCTTCTTGAGTGACTCGTAGTACGGGGATGCTTCGGCGAgggttcggttcggtgcgGCTAAGTAGTAGATGTCCTTTTGTCCTTCCGCCTGGCCCTGGCAGTACTCGGGTAACGAAACGGTCCGGTTTGGCTCGCGACTCGTCTCGAACCGTAGCAATTTGGCGATCTCCTCCTTTTCCTGCTGCTCCTGGCTGGTCACGATACCCTCCTTGAGGAACAGTCCATAGTCCCGGTAGAACTTGTCGTAGCTTTCCGGTTCCTTCTGGGAACGATCGTGCAAAAAGCGCAGCGTACGATTCGTCAGCGCAATACGCAGCTTGCGGATGAGCGAACTGTTCTGCAGCAATTCACGACTCAGATTAAGCGGAATGTCCTCCGAATCGACGACACCCTTGAGAAAACGAAGCCACTTGGGCAGCAGGTTTTCCGTCTTCGACTGGATCAGTACCTTGCGCGTGTAGAGTGCCACACCACCGTCCGCGTCCCGTGACATCTCGAACAGTCCCGGTTTACCCTCGGGGAAGTAAAGCAACGCGCGGATACTCAACGGTACGTCGGTTTTGTAGTGCAGCGTAAAACGTGGTGTGTCGAACGTGTTGCCTACGAACCGGTAGAATTCGTTGTGCTGCTCGGGAGTGACCTGCTTCGGTTCCATCAGCCAGATCGGTTGTATCTGATTCGCCTGCTTGCCGTTCAGGAAGATGGGACTACCGACGAAGTTGCTGTACCGCCGGATTACCTCCCGGATTCGATCCTCATCCGCGAACTCCCGGCAGTCCGCCTTCAGGTGAATCACAATCTTCGTCCCTATGGCCACTCCTTCCGCTTCCTGAATTTCGAACGTACCGGACCCATCGGATGACCACTTCAACCCGGGGGAACCGGTGCGAGCCGAGCGCGTGTACACATCAACCCGGTCGGCCACCATAAACGCGGAGTAGAATCCGACACCGAACTGGCCGATGATGTTCTGCACGTTCTCCTGCGATCCACGACCGCTTTCCTTGAGCTGCTCGATGAAGTGCTTCGAGCCGGAGCGCGCGATCGTTCCCAGGTTGGCGATCAGTTCCTCCCTTGTCATACCGATACCCGTGTCCTGGAGTGTCAGCTGTCGATCCTGCTTGTTGGTGCCGATGTGTATCTCTAGCGCCCGGTCGCACTCGGCATACTCGCTGGCCCCTTCCGGTGACGATTGCACGAGAAAGCGGAACTTTTCCAGCGCATCGCTAGCGTTCGAAACAAGCTCGCGGACAAACACTTCCTTGTCGGAGTACAGGGACCGTGCAACGATGTCTAGTAGCATGCGCGTTTCCGCCTGGAACTCGTGCTTATCACTCGATCCGACACCCTTTTCTCCGTCACGGATGATCGAGTGGTAGCCCTCCTCGGCCACCTTCGTGCTAAGCGACCGATTTACCGATGTGTTCCATCGCGGATGACCGACGCCTAGaccttaaaaaatattcataatcAACCACAACTATTCCGCGACCCTGTTGCATAACTTTCCAGGACATTCGGGAATGCTTACCGGGCGGTGTGCTTATCGTCCGATGCGAAAGATGGCCGGTAGCAGGAAGTAAGCACCGGGCTAGGGTAACCGATGGGCGCATTAACTTCTGCACCCGAAAGAACCCGTTTACAATGCTCATTTTGTTCCACACACAGACGGTAAACAATAGTTAACCAGAGATTGCAGATTAGCCTGCACGCGgatttgtaaaaaaacaccacaccGCCCTTCGAAGAAAGATTGACTTTGCGGGAGAGAATATTTTGACATTCTAACAACAAATTGTTTACCTTTGAGTATACATTAAAAGCAACttaaatcaatattttatgttCAGACAATGAATCCTTTTAGTTTTTTAAGCTTAAATGAGGtttttgtataattttcaTACCATTTTCAGTACTTTTATGACGGCGGTCATCCACGCGACCTGACTTTCATTACAAGAACATTTTGTCACTTTCTGAACTGTCAACCGGCCTACCCAGGatattgttttccaaacataaacaaaatacaCGTGCATGCGGTGCATTGCCCGGCAAGGAAATGGCTAAAGTACAGAAAaactttgtaaaaataaagaaaattaagcctaaacaaactaaaagtgttttgaagaagaaagagaagcCAAAAGTGGTTAGCGAAaagcaagcagcagcaacagcggcatcgaagaagaaggaaaatggaaccgaCCGTATAAATACCCCCCGTTTGCCGATTGTGTTTATTTCCCCGAAAACGGAGGACACTGACGAGGAGGATGATTCGGAAGTGGAGGAGACAACACCGGAGCAGACAGGGCCTAAGCTGCCCGTTGTCGAGCCGATCCCGACGGACGTTCCCGATCCGCAGTTGTCCCAGCGATTGCAAAACCTGATCCGACCGCTGATCGCCTACGTTTATAACGAGGATCAGATGACACTGAAGCTTAGTTTCGAAGAGGCCGGCATGCTGCTGGAGCCGGACTACAACGAACAGACGAAAGTGTTTCGCTTTCTCGTCAACACGAAGGAGATTTGCCAAGCAGTCGGCGAGAAAGCGGAAGCCCATTCGGAGGCGCGCGACAAGCTCGTACAGATTATTCGCTACTACTGCTACACCGTGAAGGTAGGCAAATACtcttgttctgtttgtttggttttcgttAAATTTATACAATGTTTTACAGCGCGTCAA from Anopheles coustani chromosome 3, idAnoCousDA_361_x.2, whole genome shotgun sequence harbors:
- the LOC131261377 gene encoding heat shock protein 75 kDa, mitochondrial isoform X1; the protein is MSIVNGFFRVQKLMRPSVTLARCLLPATGHLSHRTISTPPGLGVGHPRWNTSVNRSLSTKVAEEGYHSIIRDGEKGVGSSDKHEFQAETRMLLDIVARSLYSDKEVFVRELVSNASDALEKFRFLVQSSPEGASEYAECDRALEIHIGTNKQDRQLTLQDTGIGMTREELIANLGTIARSGSKHFIEQLKESGRGSQENVQNIIGQFGVGFYSAFMVADRVDVYTRSARTGSPGLKWSSDGSGTFEIQEAEGVAIGTKIVIHLKADCREFADEDRIREVIRRYSNFVGSPIFLNGKQANQIQPIWLMEPKQVTPEQHNEFYRFVGNTFDTPRFTLHYKTDVPLSIRALLYFPEGKPGLFEMSRDADGGVALYTRKVLIQSKTENLLPKWLRFLKGVVDSEDIPLNLSRELLQNSSLIRKLRIALTNRTLRFLHDRSQKEPESYDKFYRDYGLFLKEGIVTSQEQQEKEEIAKLLRFETSREPNRTVSLPEYCQGQAEGQKDIYYLAAPNRTLAEASPYYESLKKRGIEVLFCYEAYDELVLMQLGMFLGKNLISVEKEMRRSDATSTADQDGLLEGSLLKTQIDELLPWIKQRLAGKVSNVKTTGKLDSHPCVVTVEEMAAARHFIKTQSHNMSEENRYALLQPQFEINPKHPIIKKLHKLTTSDPELAELLANQLFSNAMVGAGLVDDPRMLLTSMNDLLQKVLDKH
- the LOC131261377 gene encoding heat shock protein 75 kDa, mitochondrial isoform X2, with the protein product MSIVNGFFRVQKLMRPSVTLARCLLPATGHLSHRTISTPPGVGHPRWNTSVNRSLSTKVAEEGYHSIIRDGEKGVGSSDKHEFQAETRMLLDIVARSLYSDKEVFVRELVSNASDALEKFRFLVQSSPEGASEYAECDRALEIHIGTNKQDRQLTLQDTGIGMTREELIANLGTIARSGSKHFIEQLKESGRGSQENVQNIIGQFGVGFYSAFMVADRVDVYTRSARTGSPGLKWSSDGSGTFEIQEAEGVAIGTKIVIHLKADCREFADEDRIREVIRRYSNFVGSPIFLNGKQANQIQPIWLMEPKQVTPEQHNEFYRFVGNTFDTPRFTLHYKTDVPLSIRALLYFPEGKPGLFEMSRDADGGVALYTRKVLIQSKTENLLPKWLRFLKGVVDSEDIPLNLSRELLQNSSLIRKLRIALTNRTLRFLHDRSQKEPESYDKFYRDYGLFLKEGIVTSQEQQEKEEIAKLLRFETSREPNRTVSLPEYCQGQAEGQKDIYYLAAPNRTLAEASPYYESLKKRGIEVLFCYEAYDELVLMQLGMFLGKNLISVEKEMRRSDATSTADQDGLLEGSLLKTQIDELLPWIKQRLAGKVSNVKTTGKLDSHPCVVTVEEMAAARHFIKTQSHNMSEENRYALLQPQFEINPKHPIIKKLHKLTTSDPELAELLANQLFSNAMVGAGLVDDPRMLLTSMNDLLQKVLDKH